In Lachancea thermotolerans CBS 6340 chromosome H complete sequence, a single genomic region encodes these proteins:
- the RTT10 gene encoding tRNA (34-2'-O)-methyltransferase regulator RTT10 (similar to uniprot|Q08924 Saccharomyces cerevisiae YPL183C Hypothetical ORF), with translation MSQLRQLSHTGPSVCVKFHGKYVLAGYGVFVHVYNYESGELVSISRVFHRNKVHGLAIREKSVLLYGGRSVSLLDIDYLWGNADNTRFEKLCHEWVVSGEHSMDGSSVFLLTSYNKVLCCDLSFRVLQTKAVYGERSILYSGTITVLNQDKVLVNAGTVMDGVLVWDLKTEKTIHHFTDHEGSIFYVAASIKGRYAASCSDDRSIKLWDLHSGHLVSTGWGHTARIWNLKFYDNDSKLISVSEDCTCRVWEISERGTLIQKSIHELHQTKSIWGVDVNDEKMIAVTSGNDGRIKITDLNARTKSDSDSRIFSLDDISKHGVKLRPNEIIKGFYWLRFGLLAMTSEGQVLKFDQKAEMWTSVMTDSRFTSYSATSGVQEFDMVIFSNSRCELLILKFSEDGNEILENKQLQINELTKSTNCLVRGYNSKLFLVMESPNPKDPFFCLRMDASNLQHEERLYFKKPKNFTASSFAFYENFAIFGSRFSTLAIFDLENCEREATVLRKILPGDTITSIDFVEKNSESDCLFSVSDRDGFYCFISINFLKRSHKVLLQNRIPKGFLEGAHYNAQGDFITYGFKSNLFYVFNETKQYEVFSELCGGAHRQWRYLPNFGLDEFIFIYIKASSINFRKIHKAAYPEILRNGLHGREIRDLCVRTEPLHLGKTVFCSASEDTTIKLNVLNVKDGETKTVWTFRKHTSGLQRCKFINNKFMISSAAREELYLWELTDTFMSNPYMTIICALPSSSEIPDLRIMDFACKAIEGTEDFILTTVYSDSAIKVWLYSSDENTFKLLISDKYQTCCLLNVALVTLDTELILVVSPTDGHLVCWNLTKYIPYVIQNNKLVKVLEGFQPQIHLPDISERIAVHSAGIKSFEFKIIAENRFFVYTGGDDNAVAISEFVLDKSHKTIQGCVRSFISAGAASTITSVKLIRRDMTLLTASVDQVVRYYDVSAGDLVLKNKFYTTNADTGCIDTLSSATGSIALIGGVGFSVWTLE, from the coding sequence ATGAGTCAGTTGCGCCAGCTTTCACATACTGGGCCCTCAGTGTGTGTCAAATTCCATGGAAAGTACGTACTTGCTGGTTACGGGGTCTTTGTTCATGTCTATAATTACGAAAGCGGCGAACTAGTAAGCATATCGAGAGTCTTTCATAGAAACAAAGTGCATGGGCTAGCAATCAGGGAGAAGTCTGTTTTGTTATATGGAGGAAGATCAGTTAGCCTTCTAGACATTGACTACCTGTGGGGAAATGCTGATAATACTCGCTTTGAAAAGTTATGCCATGAATGGGTGGTTAGCGGCGAGCATAGCATGGATGGCTCTTCCGTTTTCCTACTTACAAGCTACAACAAAGTTTTGTGTTGTGACCTATCTTTCAGGGTATTGCAAACGAAGGCTGTTTATGGTGAGAGGTCAATCCTTTACTCTGGCACAATTACAGTACTGAATCAGGACAAAGTTCTCGTGAACGCAGGGACCGTAATGGACGGTGTTTTAGTTTGGGATCTAAAAACAGAGAAGACAATACATCACTTTACCGATCACGAAGGGTCTATTTTCTACGTTGCTGCAAGCATTAAGGGTCGGTATGCAGCAAGCTGTTCCGATGATAGGTCGATCAAGCTCTGGGATTTACATTCCGGGCACCTCGTTTCCACTGGCTGGGGCCATACTGCAAGAATATGGAACCTCAAGTTTTATGACAACGACTCAAAATTGATAAGCGTGTCAGAAGACTGTACTTGCAGAGTTTGGGAGATTTCAGAGAGGGGCACTCTAATCCAGAAAAGCATACACGAGCTTCACCAGACCAAAAGCATTTGGGGAGTCGATGTCAATGACGAAAAAATGATTGCAGTTACATCTGGTAATGACGGCCGTATAAAAATAACAGACCTCAATGCGCGAACAAAATCCGATAGCGATTCTAGGATATTTTCACTCGATGATATATCCAAGCATGGAGTCAAATTGCGCCCAAACGAAATAATAAAAGGTTTTTATTGGCTCCGGTTTGGGTTGCTTGCCATGACTTCGGAAGGTCAAGTCCTCAAATTTGACCAAAAGGCCGAGATGTGGACATCTGTAATGACAGATAGCAGATTCACCAGTTAttcagcaacttctggTGTTCAAGAGTTTGATATGGTGATTTTTTCCAATAGCAGATGCGAATTGCTAATCCTTAAATTTTCTGAAGATGGTAACGAAATTCTCGAGAACAAACAGCTACAAATTAATGAGTTAACAAAGTCCACAAATTGCTTGGTAAGGGGTTATAATTCgaagctgtttttggtgaTGGAATCTCCCAACCCTAAAGACCCCTTTTTTTGCCTTCGAATGGATGCTTCGAATCTTCAGCACGAGGAGCGTttatatttcaaaaaaccaaagaacttcaccGCCAGTTCATTTGCGTTTTATGAAAACTTTGCAATCTTTGGGTCTAGATTCAGTACTCTTGCAATTTTCGACCTTGAGAACTGTGAAAGAGAGGCAACTGTATTGAGGAAAATTCTCCCGGGAGATACGATAACGTCAATTGATTTCGTAGAAAAAAATTCTGAAAGTGACTGCTTGTTTTCAGTGTCTGATAGAGACGGCTTCTACTGCTTCATCtcaatcaactttttgaaacgGTCTCACAAGGTGTTGCTACAAAATAGGATACCAAAAGGTTTTCTGGAGGGTGCTCATTACAACGCCCAAGGTGACTTTATCACGTATGGTTTCAAATCGAACTTATTTTACGTCTTCAACGAAACAAAACAATACGAAGTTTTTAGCGAGTTGTGCGGAGGGGCACATCGCCAGTGGCGGTATCTTCCTAATTTTGGACTTGATGAGTTTATTTTCATTTACATCAAAGCATCCTCTATTAACTTCCGCAAAATACACAAAGCTGCGTATCCAGAAATTTTGCGGAATGGCTTGCACGGAAGAGAAATTCGCGATTTATGCGTGAGAACAGAACCTCTCCATCTTGGCAAGACAGTGTTTTGTTCTGCATCTGAGGACACTACTATCAAGCTCAACGTCCTCAACGTGAAAGATGGCGAAACGAAAACCGTATGGACGTTTAGAAAGCACACATCTGGTCTTCAGCGGTGCAAGTTTATCAACAATAAGTTTATGATAAGTTCTGCCGCAAGGGAAGAGCTGTATTTATGGGAATTGACCGATACATTTATGTCAAACCCCTACATGACTATCATATGTGCTCTAccgtcttcatcagaaaTCCCTGACCTCCGCATCATGGATTTTGCTTGTAAGGCAATCGAAGGCACTGAAGATTTCATCCTGACAACGGTTTATTCAGACTCAGCCATTAAGGTTTGGCTTTACAGTAGCGACGAAAATACATTCAAGCTGCTAATTTCGGACAAGTATCAAACGTGTTGTCTTTTGAATGTCGCATTGGTGACTTTGGATACCGAGCTAATTTTGGTGGTATCACCAACAGATGGTCACCTAGTGTGCTGGAATCTAACTAAGTACATTCCATATGTTATCCAGAACAACAAATTAGTGAAAGTGCTTGAGGGCTTCCAGCCCCAGATTCACTTGCCTGATATTTCAGAGAGAATTGCAGTCCATTCTGCTGGaatcaaatcttttgaatTCAAAATAATCGCTGAAAACCGTTTTTTCGTATACACTGGTGGTGACGATAATGCCGTAGCGATTTCTGAGTTTGTATTGGACAAAAGTCACAAGACTATTCAGGGATGTGTACGCTCTTTTATCAGCGCTGGTGCTGCGTCCACTATCACGTCAGTTAAACTTATTCGGCGCGACATGACGCTATTGACAGCATCAGTGGACCAGGTGGTGAGGTATTACGACGTCTCCGCCGGAgatttggttttgaaaaacaaatttTATACAACTAATGCGGATACAGGCTGTATCGATACCTTGTCTTCCGCGACTGGATCGATAGCACTTATTGGAGGCGTTGGATTTTCTGTTTGGACACTCGAGTAA
- the NUP145 gene encoding nucleocytoplasmic transporter NUP145 (similar to uniprot|P49687 Saccharomyces cerevisiae YGL092W NUP145 Essential nucleoporin catalyzes its own cleavage in vivo to generate a C-terminal fragment that assembles into the Nup84p subcomplex of the nuclear pore complex), protein MFGSNSGGSSLFGGGLNTSTPTSKITQTDNAFQPRQKSASGSLFGDVSTSRLNGASTPSPSGGLFGNKNNTSASQEAPNALFGGNANQDSNSGGLFGNNTNSSSTPNTNSSAGVNTNAPTGGLFGSASQSANVGGLFNKPNANPSNSRPLFGGSTSNSLNANSNGGIFGNSASASKPGQANAPGLFSATSSIPSSTGNFSNTTFSGGQGATSFGGNGVMLSSGNQGSIQGSTAASNPYGLQFNAIAKSAGSMPESITTSLFKSNAHSNKDGGANNAQKTSGSSSSPASSLKSNGTLIGKLSSRLRNTRSNELTQGLFSPVRKPIFRQEIVPTSSTTESNLKDHSHFQRGLENSAKANRSEAADMRKLKIDTGRSAAKKMKLLSGQSTTTSTKILGSRDLHQDLEEPRSVLQKRETTEPELTGKELNDKTVGYWCSPTIEQLSRLPIKQLCSVSNFVIGRQGFGSISFDSDVDLSSYVSDLKTSLFGKIVIFHGNKTVEVYPDGTSKPPLGYGLNVPATITLEQIYAVGKNSRTPLKEHSAEEVQLLIKKLRRLKGMSFVSYNPLEGLWTFKVQHFSIWGLIDEDGTEKKEQEPSSEADHKQRKIAVPKHRSIAAKSCQAFDKQAMDETSMHPRGGLDIDGVAFGTLVQNEIESGDTEFNELVEEKQYEPSDVDPEDFEGMEVQTALGVANNWATQLELADDPYNSAFRSTNLQRTGNREASSLSQAFDETFNTNKSAKRTLRLSHIPKLAKFSKDSKLLCNSKKDVSGCTLVDVLAWDNESRCRISQTLEKNYINAKVNMRGSNGYPMVKSFSVTISEMEATLAVGEGHNIWKLFSILFDEKGISPKKDRKAELDELVKGKRYQLLCSWVVQEVSKSVLNRIESTQNPNESIFYQLIIGDIIGATKAAIKLKNPHLSALITLLNTNNPNVRFLASQQLRKWKALNRKVDLFVVKIYQLLSGQPFDQTCVVDLTRELSWLECLSVYLLFSDMNASSLEEFVAQFLEAHPTSSKPVSYEVIFSVLKFFCSEVRDERMLKRMRVSKNVFDDRAFWFLVQTLRFKKCCNFTSDQTDSITLQFQEQLEANELYGEALFTLLFVHSDVLAKQHIDDLIRRHVHFFSGASGRDILKRFQVPDSLIFQAIALRHKFDENYLAEAENLLEGGLVEDAVQTLLTNVAPEMILRSTTDKQSLKTLRDILDKVPSEFLDTSGRDLGVFSEYLNFALDGHTDLATLEKLIHALPPFYATYGHVSKISICCSVMAYAVSLAYLMTENAEAAASSMKDRLLELPLGEPEARYIRKNLKAP, encoded by the coding sequence ATGTTTGGCTCGAATAGTGGAGGATCCTCACTGTTTGGAGGGGGTTTAAACACATCGACACCCACTTCTAAGATAACCCAGACAGATAATGCTTTCCAGCCGAGACAGAAGTCTGCCTCAGGCAGTCTGTTTGGAGACGTGAGTACAAGCCGCCTAAACGGGGCTTCGACCCCTAGTCCATCTGGAGGGCTGTTTGGAAATAAAAACAACACTAGTGCATCGCAAGAAGCACCAAACGCACTTTTTGGCGGTAATGCAAACCAGGATTCAAATTCTGGAGGATTATTTGGAAACAATACGAACAGCTCGAGTACTCCGAACACTAATTCTAGTGCAGGAGTTAATACAAACGCACCCACTGGAGGGCTCTTTGGATCTGCAAGCCAGAGCGCTAATGTAGGTGggctcttcaacaagccAAACGCGAACCCCAGTAATAGCAGACCATTGTTCGGAGGGAGCACCAGCAACAGTCTGAACGCCAATTCAAACGGTGGCATATTTGGTAACTCAGCATCTGCTTCTAAGCCCGGCCAAGCTAATGCTCCAGGTCTGTTCAGCGCGACGTCTTCGATTCCCTCTAGTACTGGTAATTTCTCTAATACAACTTTCTCAGGAGGTCAAGGCGCGACAAGCTTCGGAGGAAATGGCGTTATGTTATCGTCTGGGAACCAAGGAAGTATTCAGGGCTCTACTGCTGCTAGCAACCCATATGGCCTCCAATTCAATGCTATCGCGAAATCTGCTGGTTCAATGCCCGAGTCTATCACAACGTCGCTTTTTAAATCCAATGCTCATTCTAATAAAGATGGAGGAGCTAACAATGCTCAGAAAACATCGGGCTCTTCCAGCAGTCCTGCATCCAGTCTCAAATCTAATGGCACCCTAATTGGAAAACTAAGTTCACGTTTGAGAAACACTAGAAGCAATGAACTGACACAGGGTCTCTTCTCTCCTGTTAGAAAGCCAATCTTCCGCCAAGAGATTGTACCAACTTCCTCCACAACAGAATCCAATTTAAAAGATCActctcattttcaaagaggcCTTGAAAACAGCGCAAAGGCTAACAGGTCGGAGGCTGCTGACATGAGGAAATTGAAGATAGACACCGGGAGGAGCGCTGCtaagaagatgaagctaCTAAGTGGACAAAGTACAACTACCAGTACCAAAATTCTTGGATCAAGAGACCTGCATCAAGACCTAGAGGAACCAAGGAGCGTGCtacaaaaaagagaaactaCTGAGCCAGAGCTTACAGGTAAAGAGCTGAATGATAAAACAGTCGGGTATTGGTGTTCCCCTACTATTGAGCAGCTTTCTAGGCTTCCCATTAAGCAACTTTGCAGTGTTTCTAACTTTGTCATTGGACGCCAGGGTTTTGGATCCATTTCTTTCGATAGCGATGTAGACCTAAGTTCCTACGTCAGCGATCTGAAAACCAGTCTATTCGGCAAGATAGTAATTTTCCATGGTAATAAAACGGTCGAAGTCTACCCAGATGGAACATCAAAGCCACCTTTGGGGTATGGCTTGAATGTGCCTGCTACAATTACGCTAGAACAGATTTATGCGGTTGGAAAAAATTCGAGGACGCCATTGAAGGAACACTCAGCTGAAGAGGTCCAGCTCCTGATAAAGAAACTTAGAAGATTGAAAGGGATGTCGTTTGTATCCTACAACCCCCTTGAAGGTCTATGGACTTTCAAAGTTCAGCATTTCAGCATATGGGGACttattgatgaagatggcaccgaaaaaaaagagcaagaacCAAGCTCAGAGGCCGATCACAAGCAGCGTAAAATAGCAGTGCCTAAGCATAGAAGCATTGCTGCAAAATcttgtcaagcttttgataaaCAAGCAATGGACGAAACATCTATGCACCCCAGAGGCGGATTAGACATAGACGGAGTTGCTTTCGGCACACTTGTTCAAAACGAAATAGAGTCCGGGGATACGGAATTCAATGAATTGGTTGAGGAAAAGCAGTACGAACCTTCTGATGTCGATCCAGAGGATTTCGAAGGGATGGAGGTTCAAACTGCTTTGGGTGTTGCTAACAACTGGGCAACTCAGTTGGAATTAGCAGACGACCCTTACAATTCTGCTTTCAGAAGCACAAATTTACAAAGAACAGGAAATAGAGAGGCTAGCTCCCTGAGCCAAGCTTTTGACGAAACTTTTAACACTAACAAGAGCGCAAAGCGCACGTTACGCTTGTCTCACATCCCTAAACTAGCCAAATTTTCCAAGGATTCGAAATTGCTCTGTAATTCAAAAAAGGACGTTTCAGGATGCACCCttgttgatgttcttgCCTGGGATAATGAGAGTAGATGCCGGATAAGCCAAACGCTCGAAAAAAACTACATCAATGCCAAGGTCAACATGCGCGGGTCAAATGGTTATCCCATGGTTAAGAGCTTTTCAGTGACAATTTCTGAGATGGAAGCTACATTGGCAGTAGGTGAGGGGCACAACAtttggaagcttttctcgattctttttgatgaaaaaggGATCTCTCCCAAAAAGGACAGAAAAGCTGAACTCGATGAACTGGTCAAAGGAAAAAGGTATCAGCTGTTATGCTCCTGGGTGGTGCAAGAGGTGTCTAAATCTGTTTTGAATCGTATCGAATCGACGCAGAATCCTAATGAAAGCATATTTTACCAGCTCATTATAGGAGACATCATTGGTGCGACTAAAGCTgccatcaagctcaaaaatcCTCATTTGTCTGCATTGATTACTCTTTTAAACACAAATAATCCAAATGTCCGGTTTTTGGCTTCCCAACAGCTTCGCAAatggaaagctttaaaCCGGAAAGTTGATCTCTTTGTCGTCAAAATATATCAGCTTCTAAGTGGCCAACCCTTCGACCAAACCTGTGTGGTGGACCTCACAAGAGAGCTCTCGTGGCTAGAATGCCTGAGCGTCTATCTACTGTTCTCCGACATGAACGCTAGTTCATTGGAGGAATTTGTGGCGCAATTCTTGGAAGCACACCCGACCTCAAGCAAACCAGTCTCATATGAGGTGATTTTCAGTGTTCTGAAATTCTTCTGCTCAGAGGTCAGAGATGAGAGAATGCTGAAAAGGATGCGAGTCTCAAAAAATGTGTTCGACGATCGAGCTTTTTGGTTCTTAGTTCAAACACTTCGTTTTAAAAAATGCTGTAACTTCACATCTGATCAGACTGATTCTATCACTTTACAATTCCAGGAGCAGTTGGAGGCAAACGAGCTTTACGGCGAGGCGCTCTTTACACTACTTTTTGTGCATAGCGATGTTTTAGCAAAGCAGCATATCGACGACCTCATTAGAAGACATGTCCACTTCTTTTCAGGGGCATCAGGGAGAGACATTTTAAAACgttttcaagttcctgatAGTCTCATTTTCCAAGCAATCGCGCTTCGTCACAAATTCGACGAGAACTATCTGGCCGAGGCTGAGAACCTTTTGGAAGGCGGATTGGTCGAGGATGCGGTACAGACTTTACTCACTAATGTTGCCCCAGAGATGATCTTGAGAAGTACCACGGATAAACAAAGTTTAAAAACACTACGTGACATACTTGACAAGGTTCCTTCCGAATTCCTCGATACATCAGGCAGGGACCTCGGAGTTTTCAGCGAATACTTAAACTTTGCTTTAGACGGGCATACCGATCTTGCAACTCTTGAGAAGTTGATTCATGCTCTTCCTCCCTTCTACGCGACATATGGTCATGtgtcaaaaatctcaaTATGTTGTTCAGTCATGGCCTACGCTGTCTCTTTGGCATACCTCATGACAGAAAACGCAGAGGCGGCTGCCTCTTCAATGAAAGACCGGCTTCTTGAACTACCACTTGGTGAGCCAGAAGCCCGCTACATCAGGAAAAACCTGAAAGCACCATGA
- the RTC6 gene encoding mitochondrial 54S ribosomal protein bL36m (some similarities with uniprot|O14464 Saccharomyces cerevisiae YPL183W-A): MFSLLRTNFSRLLPQTGAGFLKAPLGNSSPFLTRGFKVRTAIKKFCSDCYMVRRKGRVYVYCKSNKKHKQRQG, from the exons ATGTTTTCGCTCCTACGCACTAACTTTAGTAGGTTGCTGCCCCAGACTGGAGCAGGGTTTCTAAAAGCGCCTTTGGGCAACTCAAGTCCTTTTTTAACACGGGGATTCAAGGTGAGAACAGCCATAAAAAAGTTTTGCAGTGACTGCTAC ATGGTAAGGCGCAAGGGCAGAGTCTATGTCTATTGCAAGTCTAATAAGAAGCACAAGCAGCGCCAAGGATGA
- the SPC105 gene encoding kinetochore-microtubule binding complex subunit SPC105 (weakly similar to uniprot|P53148 Saccharomyces cerevisiae YGL093W SPC105), protein MVVVYTSWATSFMNQEFGKTSKTSLDGKAQVKERSKSMVPGRSILKQKFLFNDGGSENLTLSNIPIFSSSQEHEDADGRNNTTSRLNTSKLQSKLDRRVSFAPDVTLHRVDFVPQDRSTFREPRRKPAAEAFTDDFSKEHVQNSQERTYNEESMQLTNNYGGPLVDNSMILNSEQGNQSTPYTPAYDKEVSMEITQLFSKHSAGPENNSEEIIGSRQSSAHQEEEDMEVTQLHKEGIQHEEEGESMVMTEVFQPPQKESYISQPDRSRNSPKNNGEETSDMETTEIVRANQAGMSKPNDASLTDEVSHATSLTVPMQAERDVFDIRSSQFVTSTQKDREEQNFGAQKDRNIETSGRVFDENISRKKRRVSSAHGFDEDGASAAKIPHGAETDEDMEITMMERLSPIAISINMSNSPKTSIPKENINASSAYDRNFPDVTVDKTREQASLKAFLHSVGISSLLSDTELELLPINRMSFVSSQKGRKWPVVEVYYGLYANMPILEIYAFCCKELLRRILKSRELFKELEEEIARNPAPALFKRYFESGTLEREKLSDQITLLRRFSRLEAEKVWLEWRSRHLNGIKNVLQENLLLLKDEYNSIMDHVDKVNRAKRNILNTRQNILTEIRLAQSLTQSKSPSPGIPDRLKLEALKAELVQEMQALKSSSEFEKRMKAVRSDIKNVKLEIERTRSAINSLRSEVKGSPAFAAHQAENLRATFDIVQKICGISFKSYRKSLLTVQLNDPPITATFDIKRAQQVGDVDLAFPNSLKGIAKEIYARSVRTASSCESNVYQFIRALSHDSFNAHLLLTEYKRLKLLLPCKVVEVSGSIDIEITCFDSKKKKFLLLELSLNEFVSAVKGLASSGPKLRVRGLCSERLQPEDALKFLQTKASGVLPWLKEPTLI, encoded by the coding sequence ATGGTAGTTGTTTACACAAGTTGGGCGACCTCCTTCATGAATCAAGAATTTggaaagacttcaaaaacatctcTTGATGGAAAGGCACAAGTGAAGGAGAGGTCCAAATCCATGGTGCCAGGGAGAAGCATTTTaaaacaaaagtttttgttcaatgATGGTGGAAGCGAGAACTTGACGCTTTCAAACATTCCTAtcttcagcagctctcAAGAGCACGAGGACGCAGATGGCCGCAATAACACGACATCACGTTTGAATACCTCAAAATTGCAATCGAAGTTAGATCGAAGAGTGTCGTTTGCGCCGGACGTAACACTACACAGAGTCGATTTTGTCCCCCAGGACCGCTCTACTTTCAGAGAGCCAAGGCGGAAGCCTGCCGCTGAAGCCTTCACCGATGATTTCTCAAAAGAGCATGTACAAAACTCTCAAGAGCGCACATACAATGAGGAATCAATGCAGCTGACGAATAATTATGGAGGGCCCCTGGTTGATAATTCAATGATCCTGAACTCCGAACAGGGGAACCAATCAACTCCGTATACCCCTGCTTACGACAAAGAGGTCTCAATGGAAATCACACAGTTGTTCTCAAAGCACAGCGCAGGACCTGAAAACAactctgaagaaatcatAGGCAGTCGTCAGTCTTCAGCTCATcaggaggaagaagataTGGAGGTCACGCAACTTCACAAGGAAGGCATCCAgcatgaagaagagggtGAGTCGATGGTTATGACAGAAGTTTTCCAACCACCACAAAAGGAATCCTATATATCTCAGCCGGATAGGTCCCGAAATAGCCCTAAGAACAATGGAGAGGAAACATCCGACATGGAAACAACGGAGATTGTCAGAGCAAACCAAGCGGGTATGTCAAAACCAAATGATGCATCACTTACGGATGAAGTGTCGCACGCAACCTCGCTTACAGTTCCCATGCAGGCAGAGCGAGATGTTTTCGACATAAGGTCGTCTCAGTTTGTTACTTCAACACAAAAAGACAGAGAGGAACAAAACTTTGGGGCACAAAAGGATAGAAATATAGAAACGAGTGGCCGTGTTTTCGATGAGAATATATCCCGAAAGAAGAGGCGAGTTAGCAGTGCTCATGGTTTTGATGAGGATGGAGCTAGTGCTGCAAAAATTCCTCATGGAGCAGAAACGGATGAAGATATGGAAATCACAATGATGGAGCGGCTTTCACCTATAGCGATTTCGATCAATATGAGTAACAGTCCAAAAACTTCCATTCCAAAGGAAAACATCAATGCATCTTCTGCCTATGACAGAAATTTCCCTGATGTTACTGTAGATAAAACAAGAGAACAAGCGAGcttaaaagcttttcttcattcagTCGGTATTAGTTCACTGCTTAGCGACACAGAGTTGGAGTTGTTGCCCATAAATCGAATGTCTTTTGTATCATCTCAAAAAGGAAGAAAGTGGCCCGTAGTGGAAGTGTACTATGGATTATATGCCAACATgccaattttggaaatttATGCATTTTGCTGTAAAGAGTTGCTGCGCAGAATATTAAAATCGCGGGAATTATTCAAAGAAttagaagaagaaatagcACGGAATCCTGCACCAGcacttttcaagaggtATTTTGAATCTGGCACCTTAGAAAGAGAGAAACTGAGTGATCAAATTACTCTGCTACGACGTTTCTCTCGATTGGAGGCCGAAAAAGTCTGGTTGGAATGGCGGTCGAGACATTTAAACggcatcaaaaatgttttgcAGGAAAATCTGCTGTTGCTAAAAGACGAATATAACTCGATCATGGACCATGTGGATAAGGTCAATCGCGCGAAGAGAAACATACTCAACACAAGGCAGAATATACTGACGGAAATTCGTCTGGCGCAAAGCCTAACCCAATCAAAGAGTCCAAGTCCGGGGATCCCCGACCGCCTtaagcttgaagctttgaaggcAGAATTAGTCCAAGAAATGCAAGCattgaagagctcttcagaatttgaaaagagaATGAAGGCTGTACGTTCTGATATTAAGAACGTTAAGCTTGAAATAGAGCGCACACGCAGTGCTATAAATTCGCTAAGGTCCGAAGTTAAGGGAAGCCCAGCCTTTGCAGCTCACCAAGCCGAGAACCTTCGCGCCACATTTGACATAGTACAGAAAATTTGCGGGatatccttcaaaagctacCGCAAATCTTTATTGACCGTCCAGTTGAATGACCCTCCAATAACGGCAACTTTTGACATCAAACGCGCCCAGCAAGTGGGTGATGTTGACTTAGCTTTTCCGAACTCGCTAAAAGGAATAGCTAAAGAAATATATGCTCGTTCAGTGCGCACTGCGAGTAGTTGCGAGTCAAATGTCTACCAGTTTATTAGGGCACTCTCACATGATTCATTCAATGCTCATCTCCTTCTCACCGAATATAAGCGTTTGAAATTACTTCTTCCGTGTAAAGTAGTCGAGGTTAGCGGTTCGATTGACATCGAAATTACTTGTTTTGactcaaaaaagaagaaatttctGCTGCTTGAATTATCTCTCAATGAGTTCGTTTCAGCAGTCAAGGGTTTAGCCAGCTCTGGCCCAAAACTACGTGTCAGAGGCCTTTGCTCCGAAAGGCTTCAGCCGGAGgatgctttgaagtttcttcaaacaaaagcctCAGGTGTATTGCCGTGGCTGAAAGAGCCTACTCTTATTTAA